One part of the Microtus ochrogaster isolate Prairie Vole_2 chromosome 16, MicOch1.0, whole genome shotgun sequence genome encodes these proteins:
- the LOC101995154 gene encoding cathepsin Q-like, translating into MTPAVFLVILCLGVGSRVSALDSSLDAEWEEWKILYEKSYSLDEEALRRTIWEKNMKMIKLHNGENGLGKNGYTMKMNAFGDMTNEEFRKMMVDFPMQSHERGKGIWKRSLTDVPKSVDWRKEGYVTPVRFQGNCSSCWAFAAIGAIEGQMYKKTGKLIPLSVQNLVDCSKSHGNHGCDWGNTYYAFLSVWINGGLEAEATYPYEGKDGPCRYNPQNASAKIVSFMELLEFEDILMDVVAAEGPVAAAIDALHDSFKFYSEGIYYEPNCSQYNLSHAVLVVGYGYDGSETDGKKYWTIKSSWGQSWGMDGYMKIAKDRNNHCGIASFAQIPQV; encoded by the exons ATGACTCCTGCTGTCTTCCTGGTCATCCTGTGCTTAGGAGTTGGGTCACGTGTTTCAGCACTTGACTCCAGTTTGGATGCTGAATGGGAAGAGTGGAAGATACTCTATGAAAAATCATACAGCCTG GATGAAGAAGCACTGAGGAGAACAATATgggaaaagaacatgaaaatgaTTAAACTTCACAATGGGGAGAATGGCCTGGGAAAAAATGGCTACACCATGAAAATGAACGCCTTTGGTGACATG ACCAATGAAGAATTCAGGAAAATGATGGTTGATTTCCCAATGCAAAGTCACGAGAGGGGGAAAGGCATCTGGAAACGATCTCTTACTGATGTACCCAAATCTGTGGATTGGCGAAAAGAaggatatgtgacccctgtgcgGTTCCAG GGTAACTGCAGTTCTTGTTGGGCTTTTGCTGCAATTGGTGCCATAGAAGGACAAATGTACAAAAAGACAGGCAAACTCATTCCTCTGAGTGTCCAGAACCTAGTGGACTGTTCTAAATCTCATGGAAATCATGGCTGTGACTGGGGCAACACATACTATGCCTTCTTGTCTGTTTGGATCAATGGAGGTTTGGAGGCTGAGGCGACCTACCCATATGAAGGAAAA GACGGACCCTGCAGGTACAATCCTCAGAATGCATCTGCTAAAATCGTATCATTTATGGAACTCCTAGAATTTGAGGATATTCTAATGGATGTTGTAGCAGCTGAAGGGCCCGTTGCTGCTGCAATTGATGCTCTCCATGATTCTTTTAAGTTCTACAGTGAAG GCATTTATTATGAACCAAATTGCAGCCAATATAATTTGAGTCATGCAGTTCTGGTGGTTGGCTATGGATATGATGGAAGTGAAACAGATGGCAAGAAATACTGGACAATTAAGAGCAG CTGGGGACAAAGCTGGGGCATGGACGGCTACATGAAAATTGCCAAGGACAGAAACAACCACTGTGGAATTGCTTCATTTGCCCAAATCCCTCAGGTGTGA